Part of the Zingiber officinale cultivar Zhangliang chromosome 8A, Zo_v1.1, whole genome shotgun sequence genome, tatatagttaagataaactaatacctaattacactacgaccttccaatggtttgtcctttccatcttggtcgtgagctactgtttataatttataaggtactgataacatgatcttctgtgtgtgacaccacacaccatgttatctacaatataaattaattgaacaactacatttatcataaatgtagtcatttgaccaatgtgattcttatttctagataaatgtttataccaaaagctaggtttttagtatacactctaacatcctgATCACAGCATAAAATTCTTTCAACTCGAGgaattcctttttctttaaagATTAGTGCTTGTTCTCAGTGGTTCGGTACTCTTGCAGCTCAGCAGTTAGTTTGGCCGACTAATCTTGTTGAGCATTGAGGGTAGTTTGTAGTTTTTCCTGTGCAACTGTCAAGGTAACAATTTCTATTTAGTGGATTTATGCTTCAGAGCAAGCAACATTTAATTCGAGAAGTTGTTTTTCTGTTATTGCTTGGACAACTTGCGCCAACTGGCGTGCAGACTCTAGGGCCCCCCATAGCTTATTCTTAACTTGGGCCAGAATTATTTCTGCTTCGTTACGGGTTGATTCCATCTCACACGGATGGTCATTGGCTAAGGCTTTGTTAGATCGGACTTCCTCCTGAGTTGTTATTAGTCCCACTTCTTGAAGATTAAGCTTTTGTTGGCGGCTTCCAACTTATCCCTAATAGTTTTAGCCTTCGCTGCCACCACTACCAATTTAGCTTATTCTTTGACCACCAAGAGCTTCAATTTCTTTATCTCTCTTCGCTGCCTTTTCTTCCCCGACTTCAACTCCTTAGCTTGAGTCTTGAGGGTGTCAATTTGTACTTGCTGTTGGTTCACCTCATGCTGGGCTCGCAACCTTCGTCGTTTCATCAGCAAGGTTTAATCTAAGTTGACAAATTTTGGATAGAGCGGTGTTGGGGTTCTCTTTTAGCACCTTCATGCGAGATAACTTTCTTTAGGATGTAGTAGCCTTTCCTTTAGAGGCGACAGTTGAGCCTTCAAGTCCTCCACCTGAGCGTGAAGCTCATGGCAGCCttgctgttggtgcaatttctctaggtcaaggttgaccagtttgactaaacttgagttgactcaagtttgagtattgatgtttgacaatgtacgaAGATTGCAGTTGCAATTATCCAATTGAAGAGATTATTTGTACAATTCCTtaatggtcaaggattgaccagTTTAATGAGGAGAAGAGTcgagtaggttaaggttgactggatacttgactgaaaaatttAACGGGAAGGTTGACAAAATATGAAAAATCCAAGTGAATCagtgttgaccggatacttagtatgaaaagtcctggtgagtgaaacttggcagaaggaaagtcctggtgagtgaatctagacagatggaaaccctggtgagtgaagccaggtagttggaaagttctcatgagtgaagtcaggcagatggaaagccctagtgagtgaagctaggcagaaggaaaatcttggtgagtaaagtcaggtgaaaagcCTTAGTGAACGAAGTTAAGCagtaagaaagtcctggtgagtgaagctagacagtggtaatctaggtgggtcaaggttaactgggcacttggtgattggaagtccaagtagattaaAGGTTTGACCAGATACTTAACATAatgagaaaagttcaagtgggtcaaagaagtgaccagacacttggtaaagaagtctAAGCAGGTAAAGGTTAACTAGATTCTAGAaaatgaggagtcccaacaggtcaatgttgaccagatgttgggtaaGGGAACTCTAGATTCAGTTTGGAAATTAGGATTTGGTAATCGACTAGGTTAGTCGATTGTcgaagcttaatcgattaaggcaatCAATTAAGCAGCTTTCGCGAAATGCACATAGGGTTTAGTAATCTACTAGGTTTAGTCGATTACCATAGCTTAATCAATCAGGGTGATCGATTAAGCCTGGATTTCATGAATGCATAGAGTTTAGTAAACAATTAAGCAGGAGAGTTTATCGCTTACGGCCTGTTCTCACGCAAACAAAAAGCTTCCTAATCGATTACGGTAatcgattaggaaggcttaattGATTAGGCTCGTCGATTGAGCTTGAAAAACTAGCTGTTACTAGCCCGATAAAAGGTGTTCTCGTGGACAGGGCTCGACATCGCTCATAGGTCTTCTTCTCCATCGAGCTCACTGACGCACATTAGttcttggaggcttagagagaAGTGTTATTGCACTTCTAAGCATCTCAAGAGGTGTActcaagcaagaagaagaggaagctagGGTTTTATTGTGTACTCTTGAAAGATTCCTTTTTGTATTAGcttcttgtttctttcttcttgtatttcggtgtgtgtgagtttgtacaagacCTCTCCGCCTCTGGATTGTTTCTAAGAAGGAGTATTTTGATAATGGATGTGAGTGAGggttggatccttggattagtcatctcttcttaaggtggataccaagtaaatccatatTGTTAGTATTGGGGAGCTTTGCGTTGACTTTATTCGCTGCAACATCATTATCAACAAGCAcgagaagctattcaccctcccctcctCTAGCTCCGAAGTGAACCAACACTTGCCACTACTCGAGTAGTCATTGGCTGAAAACAACTAGTCGGAACATGTAGTCGACCCTAATATTCAATAGGTTGTCGATCTGGTTTTTGCAAGAAAGGCTTTCGACAGCGGCCTCACCATTTGCCCATCGCCTGACCATGGGACTGACAAAGATCACCACCCATTGAAAATCCTCGGGGCCCTGGGATCTTGTGGAGATACTTACTCCAATAGGGTTGACGCCCTCGTGTATGGGGGGAACGAAGGGCTCGATAAAAGGGTGAGAAGTACTGGTGCATGGACCTCCCCGTCGAAGTGACATCAGAGTGGAGGCCTCGGGGGCAATAACAGCCGAGAGAGGTGCAACATGGGTGCTTGCAGAGGCTCTAGTAGGGGTAGGCCTAGCCTGCACCGATAAGGTTATAGGACCAATGGGAAGAGCCTCGACTCAAGAAGTCTGGGAGTGGGAGGATGGCAAGGCCTGAGCTAGCGGAGAGGATCGGTGAGTGATCCCAAAGGAACGATGCCTCTTCTAAGTTAGGCGAAGTGGGGTCCCAGATTCTCTAGATAACACTGGATCAGAATTTGTAGGAGTAGGAATCACCTCTTGCAGAATGGTCATGGGTAAAGAGGTATCCCCTTCAGGGGGTGCTGGAGTAACCTCCATTAGAGGTAAGGGAGGGGTGACTGTAACAACAGATGCTGGAGCAAGTATGGCAGCTGTAGGGGTCTTCGCCTTGGTTAGTCAACAATCTTGACACCCCGTGCCTCTAATTCAACGTCAATTATTCTGAGGGCACTCTCGAAAACACCCTTCAACGTAACATGGTGGTGGCTACAACAAAGGAAGTATTTTTAGTTAGAAAATAAGATTCAAGGAAAGGGGCTGGATGATTCTAAAAGATAGTCGAAAAGAGGTCAGAAGAGGGCTCAGCTCGAATATATAAAGCAGCCCCTCCTCGAGTAGAGAAGCACTGTCAAACTTCATATCCTGAAGTTGCTCAGACGCACAGAAATAGGAAGTAGTTTCGCACCAAGTGATTGTCTTTTATAGGGGGAGGTGCAGATAAATCCCATTGCCAACAGTTTGGCCAAGACATTGGAACGAGAGACCAGACGAAGAAAAATTGAGGTTTCCAccctttgtgagaggttgggaGGTTTTTGAGCAGACCATGACCCACTCGGGAAGAGAGAAAAATATCccatcttccatcttcttgggATAAAAGAAACAATGGAAGGACGAGTACTCAAAGGAAGGAAGGCGATATAGATGAAACAAGATAACTATTCCGGTCAAGATGCGGAAGGAGTTAGACCCTAATTGGGTTAAAGAAatgtaaaaatattataatatttcaGAGAAAAAAGGATAAATGGAAAAACATAGTCAGCTTATTATGTGACTGCGAAAGGTGACACATCTCGGTGGGGACGTTCTGGACGATCATTACCATTAGGAAGTATTAGAATGTGGTTATCCGGAATTCAATATGTGGCCTTTGGCGAACTAAGGAAGTGTTACTAAAACTAGATTCTATGGATTAATACCAAGCGATGGACGAGGACGAAGACCTTACCGCCATCACAAAAATTGACGATAAAATGATAGTAAAGAACCAGAGGCAGACCGGTGAACGTTTAGACACCGAGATACAAAAATGCAAGGAACTTGAAGCAAAAGCGAAGACGAAGGTCAGTGGACACAAAAACATGGTTGCATAAGATGATGATGGCCCTTCCATCATATTTATACAAGGTAGTGTTTAATCGAAAACCTTGAGACGGGATCAATTAAGAAGTAGAGAAATACTATTAGTTGTTCGATCCAGCTCACATTACGAGGATGGACTAATCATTATGTTGGAGATAGGCGATCGTTCTTCTTCGCTAAAGGTCACATCACATTAATTTGATATAACCTCAAAGATAAGGGTATTCTTCGAGATTAGAAGGCCGAGGTTGGCAATACATGTCCCACATTTAAGAGGCGTGCCAATAATTAAAGCGAGGATCTCATGAAAAATACAGTAGAGATTTTCTTCTTGTCCATGTGTACAATGAACCAAACCGGGATATGGTCACATAATGTTACAGTCCAATTAGTCAGACTCACATCTCATTCGACTAAATTTAAAAGAAGGATTAGTGGTACCGGGGTATTCCCCAAAGGCCACGTGGCTAAGAAGGTCAATAATTGAGACAGGATGGAAGATAATGTCAGCAAGAGCCAACTTCCGGCTACGCTCGACTCTTGACTGTCGTCTACACCCGACGTCCCAACTCTCAATGCCCGACTATACGCCAGACTTTCAATTCTCAGCTACGCCTAATCTCCAACTCCCAAGCACAATCGATTTCGGGTGATCCTCAGATGAACTGTTGTGTAGAGAGAAGCGAGGATTATGCAAGCATAATGATGAAAGTGGCGGAAATAAATAGATAATGATGACCCTTTATGTTGGAAAACATGATAATTCCTGCAAGTAACGGGGGAGACATGGTAACGTTTGTGGATAATGCAGAGGAAGTGGTAAAGTCACCAAGCCCTATAAAAAGTAGGCGAATTCTACGAAAAGAAGATAAGTACACAAAACTTTTCAAACCCTAATTTCCAACAACTGTCTTCTTCATCGAAAATTTACTTGAGCATCGAAATAATCTCGTTAGCGACATCCCTAACCGTCACTCTAACCTACCCTCTTTGAGTGTTCTTCCTTACGGGCGGGAGAGCCATGTCACCCTTTTAacaatcactgaaaatattacaTCATTGACGAGTCGAGCGTTTACGTTCTCAGGTAGAATTATTAATGTACGAGGCGGAGAGCACAAGGTTGTTTATGTAAAACAAACACGGTGTCCTTTTTTGTAAATAGCAAAATCTGATGCGCAGAAAGCATGAAGGCATCATTAGGCTAAATGCCGTTTTTGACATTAACATAGAAGAAGTTGTCATGCACATGCGCTGTCGTCCTGGCGCATTAAATTATTGATCACAACACTTTTTGCGCGGGGAAGATTAGCTCCGATTTCAATCAAACACTACCTAATAAACCATGATGGCGACTTCCATGGGGCCCTAATTAAGATTCGgtggttaaaaattaattaatagtaCTCCTCACATGACACTATTATTTATTACCCACtaataattaatcattattaGTCGGCTTAATGGAGCTACCCATTTAATCAAGTTGATCCATCCATCATGTTTCAAAGAAAAGTAAAAAGGTAGAAgaattttatttgtatttatttaaaaaacaatGAGTGCTACTGATGATGGATGAGCAGGAATAGAGTCCTTGATTATGCACGGAAAATAATATAAGTTaatgattataaaaaaaaaaaactaaaccttaaatatgcTCAAACAAATGATACCAAATAGACTGAATAAAAATAGTGCTTATACTAGACATTAGCAAATCAAAGCTGTCTACAGTTTCGTGGTGTGGACATCAAAATCCTGCCTCGCTCCAATGGTCAACCCTTTTATGCTGGATTTGATTGAAACTTACATCTACTCATCCATTTATCCCTGGTTCATGTCAATCTAAAGTTATAACCTCACGTAAATGTAGAATGAGCTCTCATACAAGGATGATTTGAAACTCATATAAGACATCTCATACATCTATGGTGTTCAAATTATTCATAATACTTGATCGTCTGTTATGATCTATCTGTACTTTTAGGATTTATGTTAGAAGCTAATAAGCTTTTATAATATTCAATCGATTATATTTATGATTAATCAGCTAAAAAAATTAGCTACTATTAAAAAATATCAATATAAAGTTATATAGGAAGAATATCATTTCTATTTATATTATTACATACTTCCTTTAGACATATTAACATTGGTTAATTAAGATGGATTACAATCCTAGTAACACTAATAATATATGCACGGTTGAATTCATATATCttcataataatataatattatctaCTTTGAACTTAAACatttataacttaattttggACTCTATCCAAATACCAATGGAcatattttcattattttaaaCTCATCATCTTTTCCACCTCAAAAGACCACCACCATTACCGTTGACATGTTTCAAGACTCTCCGCAAACATTCAGTTACTGTTAACCTGTTCCGAGTCTCCTATCAATTTCATTCAAGACCATCCCACATGTTATATATTCTGGACCATGACTCTAATATCATTTGTTaggataatattatttattttagacttaaatccttattattttatttttaactataCTTAAAAATTCTCATATCAATGgaggtattttattttttaaaattcatgatcttttcaatatttttttaatataaacttTAATATATTTCCAACCCACATCTCTTGTAACCATCCTATTATTATtgtttattttcttaatcttAAGATATATATATGTCACATTATATATAAGACTTTTCTCAACCCCTTCTAATAACTATTATTACACcaatttaaatgtcaaatatactAAGGCATTATTCTTATTCAAATACACACAACACACACTCTCACACACACGTGAGCTTCTAGGCCATGTATTGTTATTATCTATAAAGAATTAAAAGAAATGAATCCGAATTTTAACCATGTGGACGAAGACAATGAAGTTGCAGGGCCCTTCCCACTCCTCACAGTGTTCATGGTATGGCAGCGGCTGATAACAATAGCCACTTCTTATCTTCCTCTATTTCCATGGTCCACCACCACGCCCAAAACCATGGAGTATCTCTGCTGCATCTCCCAGTGCCAGTCCTTATGGGATGGGAGGAAGAATGATGTTTAATCTAAAGCAAAACTTGTGAGGAAAGCAACTTGTGAGCTTTTATTCCATGgaatatgttaaaaaaaagggGTGCAGTGGTAGCTTGAACGGCCATGAGTGCAATTAAAGGCGAACTTCCATTGACAACTCTTCGGCAATTGGCAGAAGGTGAAACGAATGCGCTGACCACTCTCTTTTTTTACAGTCAGCGAGGAGAAGAAGCAGATCTTATGAGTCTATTTCTGACAAGCTTTGGCTTCTATTTAGCTGCTGCTCTGTGTATGTGAGAGATGTGAGAGAGAAGTGTGAAGAAAGCAAAGGTAGGAAGTCATCCATCCGCCTTCTTTGTTGTGTCtctttctttccttcttttgcTTCCCACTTTTCCATCGCGTTCAGAGTTGGAACCATCTTCGCCTAACTCTGTGAATTGACTGCAAATCTCGGGAGTGGAGGGGGAACTTGATCCCTACTTAATTTAGCTCGCCGGCGAGAGGTTGCAATCCTGCTTTCTgaagggagaagagaggaggcAGGGGAAGATGCTGCCGCAGAAGCAGGCGGAGGAGGCCGCGGCCATAGTCGCGGGAGACATTGCTCCCTTTGACAATGAGACCGAAAGGGAGAACGGGAGCGGCGGatacggcaaggaagaggaggataCCTCTGTGTTCAAAGTTAGGAGCCTCCTCTGGCACGGCGGCTCTGCCTGGGACGCCTGGTTCAGCTGCGCTTCCAATCAGGTACTATTCCATCAAAATTCGATATTTTTTTCCCTTCCAAAGAATGATTCGTACTTGTTTTCAGCGATCGGAATCAATTTTCGCCTTTTTTTTTGGGGCGGTGGTTGTTGTGCGCAGGTGGCGCAGGTGCTGCTTACGCTGCCTTACTCGTTCTCGCAGCTGGGCATGGTGTCTGGAGTAATCCTCCAGATCTTCTACGGTTTCCTCGGTAGCTGGACGGCTTACCTCATAAGTGTCCTCTACGTCGAGTACCGCTCGCGAAAGGAGAAAGAAAACGTCAGTTTCAAGAACCACGTTATCCAGGTGAACTACGCTCCCCCCTTTTCCACCTCTCTTTCAAGATCCaacgtttttcttcttccttttccttagACCACGCTCCTTTTGATTTCCTACAGTGGTTCGAGGTGCTCGACGGTCTCCTGGGGCCGTACTGGAAAGCCGCCGGCCTAGCCTTCAACTGCACCTTCCTCCTCTTCGGCTCCGTGATTCAGCTCATCGCCTGCGCTAGGTACGATTTCGATTTCATACTCAATCTTCTTCTTCAATTCGTCTTCAAGCTTCGATTTTGATGGTTAAATTTTGATTCTTGCAGCAACATTTACTACATCAACGATCATTTGGACAAGAGGACATGGACGTACATCTTCGGGGCCTGCTGCGCCACCACCGTCTTTATCCCTTCCTTCCACAATTACCGGATTTGGTCCTTCCTCGGCCTCGCCATGACCACTTACACCGCCTGGTACCTCACCATTGCTGCCATCGTCCACGGCCAGGTCGACGGCGTCGTACACTCGGGTCCCACCAAGCTCGTGCTCTACTTCACCGGCGCCACCAACATCCTCTACACCTTCGGCGGTCACGCCGTCACCGTGTGAGTTGCGCTCCAAAATCCGATTTTTTGTTTTAAACCTAAACGGTTGCGTAATTGTCTCATACCGACCGGTACAGGGAGATCATGCACGCGATGTGGAAGCCCCAAAAGTTCAAGTACATCTACCTGCTGGCGACGCTGTACGTGTTCACGCTGACGCTTCCGTCGGCAGCGGCGGTATATTGGGCGTTCGGCGATCAGCTTCTGACGCACGCCAACGCATTCTCGCTGCTTCCGGCGTCCAGGTGGCGAGACACTGCGGTGATCCTGATGCTGATCCACCAGTTCATCACCTTCGGCTTCGCCTGCACGCCGCTGTATTTCGTGTGGGAAAAGGTCATCGGGGTGCACGCCACCACGAGCATCTGCCTCCGCGCAATCGCCCGCCTACCCATCGTCGTCCCCATCTGGTTCCTCGCCATTATCTTCCCCTTCTTCGGCCCGATCAATTCCGCCGTCGGCGCACTCCTCGTCAGCTTCACCGTCTACATCATCCCCTCATTGGCCCACATGCTCACCTACCGCACATCATCCGCGAGACAGGTATACAAACTCATACCAAATTTTCATTTTGATCCATCAagtttattgttttacccaaagAATTCA contains:
- the LOC122007790 gene encoding auxin transporter-like protein 2, giving the protein MLPQKQAEEAAAIVAGDIAPFDNETERENGSGGYGKEEEDTSVFKVRSLLWHGGSAWDAWFSCASNQVAQVLLTLPYSFSQLGMVSGVILQIFYGFLGSWTAYLISVLYVEYRSRKEKENVSFKNHVIQWFEVLDGLLGPYWKAAGLAFNCTFLLFGSVIQLIACASNIYYINDHLDKRTWTYIFGACCATTVFIPSFHNYRIWSFLGLAMTTYTAWYLTIAAIVHGQVDGVVHSGPTKLVLYFTGATNILYTFGGHAVTVEIMHAMWKPQKFKYIYLLATLYVFTLTLPSAAAVYWAFGDQLLTHANAFSLLPASRWRDTAVILMLIHQFITFGFACTPLYFVWEKVIGVHATTSICLRAIARLPIVVPIWFLAIIFPFFGPINSAVGALLVSFTVYIIPSLAHMLTYRTSSARQNAAEKPPFFLPSWTAMYMLNAFVVVWVLVVGFGIGGWASMTNFIRQVDTFGLFAKCYQCPKPQPPLAAAPQQHHR